In the genome of Deinococcus psychrotolerans, one region contains:
- the guaD gene encoding guanine deaminase translates to MTLYRATFLHTPVNPFHHSDALKIEDDGGLLVQNGQIRESGSFADLKAAHPTETVEDLRGGLLLPGFIDTHVHYPQVRVIGGLGVPLLDWLDKYALPEEARFGDSAHAATVAREFVSGLISSGTTTALVFGSHFASAVDTLFQETEQVGLRTVAGQVVSDRMLRPELHTTPERAYSEGKALIEKWHGKGENRYAVTPRFSLSASEGILEACAALMKEFPGVHFTSHSNENLKEVQTVRQLFLKSRDYIDTYEQAGLLGRRSVLAHNVHMTDRELGAMATHNCTSAHCPCSNSALGSGFFPLKRHLAAGVRVSLGTDVGGGTGFSMLKEGLQAYFMQQLLGDSGVPLEPSHLLYLATRAGAEALEMDGQIGDFSAGKAFDASLFQPPEGSTMQAVLNNAHSTERALASLFAGGTQADVKRVWIGGKEVFTRRETAQAEPVSA, encoded by the coding sequence ATGACTTTATACCGCGCCACCTTTCTCCACACTCCAGTCAACCCCTTCCACCATTCAGACGCGCTCAAAATAGAAGACGACGGCGGCTTGCTGGTGCAAAACGGCCAAATTAGAGAGAGCGGCAGTTTTGCTGATCTCAAGGCAGCGCACCCCACCGAGACGGTGGAAGACCTGCGCGGCGGGCTGCTCCTGCCCGGTTTCATTGACACCCACGTGCATTATCCGCAAGTTCGCGTCATCGGCGGCTTGGGCGTGCCGCTTCTCGACTGGCTGGACAAGTACGCCCTGCCGGAGGAGGCCCGCTTCGGTGATTCTGCCCACGCCGCCACCGTGGCCCGTGAGTTCGTGTCGGGCCTGATCAGCAGCGGCACCACCACCGCATTGGTGTTCGGCTCGCACTTTGCCAGCGCAGTGGATACTTTGTTTCAGGAAACCGAGCAGGTGGGTTTGCGAACCGTGGCGGGCCAAGTGGTGAGTGACCGGATGCTGCGCCCAGAGCTTCACACCACCCCCGAGCGGGCCTACAGCGAAGGCAAGGCGCTGATCGAAAAGTGGCACGGCAAAGGTGAGAACCGCTACGCCGTCACCCCGCGCTTTTCTCTGTCGGCCTCGGAAGGTATCTTGGAGGCCTGCGCGGCGCTGATGAAGGAATTTCCCGGTGTGCATTTCACCTCGCACAGCAACGAGAACCTGAAAGAAGTGCAGACGGTGCGCCAACTGTTTTTAAAGAGCCGCGACTACATCGACACCTATGAGCAAGCTGGACTGCTGGGCCGCCGCAGCGTACTGGCCCACAACGTCCACATGACCGACCGTGAGCTGGGCGCAATGGCTACGCACAATTGCACCTCGGCGCACTGCCCGTGCAGCAATTCGGCGCTGGGGAGCGGATTTTTCCCGCTCAAGCGCCACCTCGCGGCGGGCGTGCGCGTCTCGCTCGGCACCGACGTTGGCGGCGGCACCGGTTTCTCGATGCTCAAGGAAGGCTTGCAGGCGTACTTCATGCAGCAACTTCTAGGTGACAGCGGCGTTCCGCTTGAACCGTCTCACCTGCTCTACCTTGCCACCCGCGCCGGAGCCGAAGCGCTGGAGATGGACGGGCAAATCGGAGATTTCAGTGCGGGCAAGGCCTTTGACGCCTCCCTCTTTCAGCCGCCGGAAGGCTCGACCATGCAGGCGGTTCTCAACAACGCCCACAGCACCGAACGCGCCCTCGCCTCCCTCTTCGCGGGCGGCACACAGGCCGATGTCAAACGCGTCTGGATCGGGGGCAAAGAAGTGTTTACCCGCCGTGAAACTGCACAGGCCGAGCCGGTCAGCGCCTAG
- the xdhC gene encoding xanthine dehydrogenase accessory protein XdhC: MNWLAALNHLTQTNQPGVLVTVASVRGHAPREAGAKMVVSLDAIWDSVGGGNLEMAACERARALMRAGVQAPELLTLRLTDSANNEYGRQCCGGEVTLLLEPLATVRPHIAIFGVGHVGLELGMMLSRLPVNLHLVDSREAQLTPERLALLERGAAKLHVHHSPIPEMSLYDLPAGSHLVIMTHDHAEDAALCDAALRQPELGFIGLIGSKVKWIRFQEQLKAVGHTEGDLQRLTSPVGLSHIKSKTPAVIAISVAAQLVAVLEAAQSRPLFPSTQPPSAAKGTP; the protein is encoded by the coding sequence ATGAACTGGTTAGCCGCCCTCAACCACCTGACCCAGACCAACCAACCCGGCGTCCTCGTGACTGTGGCTTCGGTGCGGGGCCACGCTCCACGCGAGGCGGGGGCCAAGATGGTGGTCAGCTTAGATGCCATTTGGGACAGTGTGGGCGGCGGCAACCTGGAGATGGCGGCCTGCGAGCGTGCCCGCGCCCTGATGAGAGCGGGTGTGCAGGCTCCCGAACTGCTGACCTTGCGCCTGACCGACAGCGCCAACAACGAGTATGGCCGTCAGTGCTGCGGCGGCGAAGTTACTTTGCTGCTCGAACCGCTGGCCACCGTACGCCCGCACATCGCCATTTTTGGGGTCGGACACGTGGGCTTAGAACTCGGGATGATGCTCTCGCGCTTGCCGGTTAACTTGCATCTGGTGGATTCACGGGAAGCGCAACTTACGCCCGAGCGCTTGGCCCTGCTGGAGCGAGGCGCGGCCAAACTCCACGTCCACCACTCGCCCATTCCCGAAATGAGCCTCTACGATTTGCCTGCCGGAAGCCACCTCGTCATCATGACCCACGACCACGCCGAGGACGCGGCTTTGTGTGACGCGGCGCTGAGGCAGCCCGAACTGGGCTTCATAGGTCTAATCGGCTCCAAAGTCAAATGGATCCGTTTTCAAGAACAGCTTAAAGCAGTGGGCCACACCGAGGGAGATTTGCAGCGCCTCACCTCCCCGGTTGGCCTCAGCCACATCAAAAGCAAAACGCCCGCTGTGATCGCCATCAGCGTGGCGGCTCAGTTGGTGGCCGTGCTGGAAGCGGCGCAGAGCCGACCTCTTTTTCCCAGCACCCAGCCGCCGTCAGCTGCCAAAGGAACTCCATGA
- the xdhB gene encoding xanthine dehydrogenase molybdopterin binding subunit: MTHSLFERPPVGAVGDAIPHESADLHVTGYALYTDDLGVRLQNLLHAWPLQAPHAHARILSMDTAPALEVPGVVRVLTKADVPGVNDSGVKHDEPLFPDEVCFYGQAVCWVLADSADAARQGADAVKVEYEPLPAVLTVQDAIAAGSFQGAQPVLRRGDVSVGFAEAKHIYEGEFEFGGQEHFYLETNASLAHIDESGQVFIQSSTQHPTETQEIVAHILGLTSSQVTVQCLRMGGGFGGKEMQPHGFAAIAALGATLTGRPVRMRLNRTQDLTMTGKRHPFHSKWKVGFDDNGRLVALQATLSSDGGWSLDLSEPVLARALCHIDNAYYIPHVEVHGRICKTNKTSQTAFRGFGGPQGMLVIEDILGRCAPLLGLEAHELRQRNFYASGEATPYGQPVRHAERLQTVWSALLDSSDFAARNAEIQKFNAAHPHTKRGLAITPVKFGVSFNFTAYNQAGALVHVYKDGSVLINHGGTEMGQGLHTKMIQVAATALGVPLRSIRLAPTRTDKVPNTSATAASSGADLNGGAIKNACDQIKERLAAVAAGSLGVHPNDVKFENGRVYPLGHPDQGMDFAQLVHDAYHLRTQLWAAGFYRTPGLHWDREKVQGEPFKYFSYGAAVAEVEVDGFTGAYRQLRTDLLHDVGDSLSPLIDIGQVEGGYVQGAGWMTLEELHWDTSDGPNRGRLATQSASTYKLPSFSEMPEVFNVALLEQATESGVVYGSKAVGEPPLMLAISVREALRQAAAAFGPSKRAQELRLPATPEAVFWALDSARQAAGDAVAADD, from the coding sequence ATGACGCACAGCTTGTTTGAACGCCCGCCCGTCGGTGCCGTTGGCGACGCCATTCCGCACGAGAGCGCCGATCTGCACGTCACCGGCTACGCGCTCTACACCGACGACCTCGGGGTGCGCCTCCAAAATTTGCTGCACGCTTGGCCGCTGCAAGCGCCGCACGCCCACGCCCGCATCCTCAGCATGGACACCGCGCCCGCGCTGGAAGTGCCCGGCGTGGTGCGGGTGCTGACCAAGGCCGACGTGCCGGGCGTCAACGATTCCGGCGTCAAGCATGACGAGCCGCTGTTTCCCGACGAAGTCTGCTTTTACGGCCAAGCCGTCTGCTGGGTGCTGGCCGACAGTGCCGACGCCGCGAGGCAGGGCGCGGACGCCGTCAAGGTGGAGTACGAACCGCTGCCCGCTGTGCTGACGGTTCAGGACGCCATCGCCGCAGGCAGCTTTCAAGGTGCTCAGCCGGTTTTGCGGCGCGGCGACGTGTCGGTGGGCTTTGCTGAGGCCAAGCACATCTACGAAGGCGAATTTGAGTTCGGTGGTCAGGAGCATTTTTATCTGGAAACGAATGCTTCGCTGGCCCACATTGACGAATCCGGTCAGGTTTTCATCCAGAGCAGCACCCAGCACCCCACCGAAACGCAGGAAATCGTGGCGCACATTCTGGGCCTGACCTCCTCGCAGGTGACGGTGCAGTGCCTCAGGATGGGCGGCGGCTTCGGCGGCAAGGAGATGCAGCCGCACGGCTTCGCGGCCATCGCGGCGCTGGGCGCGACCCTGACCGGGCGGCCCGTCCGGATGCGCCTCAATCGCACCCAAGATTTGACCATGACCGGCAAGCGCCACCCCTTTCACAGCAAATGGAAGGTCGGCTTTGACGACAACGGGCGGCTGGTGGCCCTGCAAGCCACGCTCAGCAGCGACGGCGGCTGGAGTTTAGACCTTTCCGAGCCGGTGCTGGCCCGCGCCCTGTGCCACATCGACAACGCTTACTACATCCCGCATGTGGAAGTGCATGGCCGCATCTGCAAAACCAATAAGACCTCTCAGACGGCTTTCCGGGGCTTCGGCGGGCCGCAGGGCATGCTGGTGATCGAGGATATTCTGGGCCGCTGCGCTCCCCTGCTGGGCTTGGAGGCCCATGAACTGCGCCAGCGCAACTTCTACGCGTCCGGCGAGGCCACGCCTTACGGTCAGCCTGTCCGGCACGCCGAGCGGCTTCAAACAGTGTGGAGCGCCCTGCTCGACAGCAGTGATTTTGCCGCCCGCAACGCTGAAATTCAGAAATTCAACGCCGCGCACCCGCACACCAAACGCGGCCTCGCCATTACGCCGGTCAAGTTTGGGGTGAGCTTTAACTTCACCGCTTACAATCAGGCCGGAGCGCTCGTTCACGTCTACAAAGACGGCTCGGTGCTGATCAACCACGGCGGCACCGAGATGGGTCAGGGCCTGCACACCAAGATGATTCAGGTGGCGGCCACCGCTCTGGGCGTGCCGCTTAGGAGCATCCGCCTCGCGCCGACCCGCACCGACAAAGTGCCCAACACCTCGGCGACGGCGGCGAGTTCGGGGGCTGACCTCAACGGCGGGGCCATTAAAAATGCCTGCGATCAGATCAAAGAGCGCCTCGCGGCGGTGGCGGCGGGTTCGCTGGGCGTGCATCCCAATGACGTGAAATTTGAAAACGGGCGGGTCTATCCGCTGGGCCACCCCGATCAGGGCATGGACTTTGCCCAACTCGTCCACGACGCCTATCACCTCCGCACCCAACTGTGGGCGGCGGGCTTTTACCGCACGCCGGGCCTGCATTGGGATCGGGAAAAAGTGCAGGGCGAACCGTTCAAATACTTTTCCTACGGCGCGGCGGTGGCGGAGGTGGAAGTGGACGGCTTTACCGGAGCCTACCGCCAACTGCGCACGGATTTGCTTCACGACGTGGGCGACAGCTTATCGCCGCTGATCGACATCGGTCAGGTCGAAGGCGGCTACGTGCAGGGCGCAGGCTGGATGACCTTAGAGGAGTTGCACTGGGACACCTCCGACGGGCCAAATCGGGGGCGGCTGGCGACCCAATCGGCCAGCACCTATAAGCTGCCCAGTTTCTCGGAAATGCCGGAAGTCTTTAACGTGGCCCTCTTGGAGCAGGCCACCGAAAGCGGGGTTGTTTACGGCTCAAAAGCTGTCGGTGAGCCGCCGCTGATGCTGGCGATCAGCGTGCGCGAAGCCCTGCGCCAAGCGGCCGCCGCCTTCGGGCCGAGCAAGAGGGCGCAAGAACTCCGGCTGCCCGCCACGCCCGAAGCGGTGTTCTGGGCGCTGGACAGTGCGCGGCAGGCGGCGGGGGACGCGGTGGCGGCAGACGACTAA
- a CDS encoding xanthine dehydrogenase small subunit, with the protein MQTVQLNVNGTRKVARDVRPHTTLLNYLRSEGLTGCKEGCAEGECGACAVLLARPTDDGGTRLESVNACLVLMGTLEGQEVVTAEGIGQPGALHPIQHEMAVRGGSQCGYCTPGFVVSMAAEYYRPERGEGDPHGVHQGTGPNGFDIHALSGNLCRCTGYRPIQDAAYALGSPAEGDVLAERRTQPAPAPQPTHLSTPDGDFHRPATLAEALELLEANPAAKLLSGGTDWGVEVNIRHTRAAVTIALDGLPELRGLTWTDEHLEIGAGLPLTEIERRLGDQVPLLAEWFPQFASRLIRNSATLGGNIGTASPIGDSPPVLLALDADVVLVGKNGEREVKVSEFFTGYRKTVMAAGELIKAVRIPLPLAPTTGFFKIAKRRFDDISSVAVGIALELDGETVKHIHIGLGGVAATPIRGTKAEQALTSQIWNEKNVRAAAKLLGSEGTPLDDHRASAAYRAAMLEQTLLKFYSEQTGQGALV; encoded by the coding sequence ATGCAGACTGTACAGCTCAACGTAAATGGAACCCGTAAAGTGGCCCGAGATGTCCGGCCACACACCACACTCCTCAACTATCTGCGCTCGGAAGGGCTGACCGGCTGCAAAGAAGGCTGCGCCGAGGGCGAATGCGGAGCCTGCGCCGTGCTGCTGGCCCGCCCCACTGACGACGGTGGCACGCGGTTGGAGTCGGTCAACGCCTGCTTGGTGCTGATGGGTACGCTGGAAGGCCAGGAAGTCGTCACCGCTGAGGGCATCGGCCAGCCCGGAGCGCTGCACCCCATTCAACACGAAATGGCTGTGCGCGGCGGCTCGCAGTGCGGCTACTGCACCCCCGGATTCGTGGTCAGCATGGCCGCCGAGTATTACCGCCCAGAACGGGGGGAAGGTGACCCACACGGTGTTCATCAGGGTACTGGCCCCAACGGTTTTGACATCCACGCGCTGAGCGGAAATCTGTGCCGCTGCACCGGCTACCGCCCGATACAGGACGCCGCCTACGCGCTGGGGAGTCCCGCCGAGGGCGATGTGCTGGCCGAGAGACGCACCCAGCCTGCCCCCGCGCCGCAGCCCACCCACCTCAGCACTCCCGACGGCGACTTTCACCGCCCCGCAACTCTTGCCGAAGCGCTGGAGTTGCTGGAAGCCAACCCCGCCGCCAAGCTGCTTTCCGGCGGCACCGATTGGGGCGTGGAAGTCAACATCCGCCATACCCGTGCTGCCGTCACCATCGCGCTCGACGGCTTGCCAGAGCTGCGCGGCCTGACTTGGACGGACGAGCACCTGGAAATCGGGGCGGGCCTGCCGCTGACCGAAATCGAGCGCCGCCTCGGTGACCAAGTACCGCTGCTGGCCGAGTGGTTTCCGCAATTTGCTTCGCGCCTGATTCGCAACAGCGCCACGCTGGGCGGCAACATTGGCACCGCTTCGCCCATCGGTGACAGCCCTCCAGTGCTGCTGGCGCTGGACGCGGACGTGGTACTCGTCGGCAAGAATGGCGAGCGAGAAGTTAAAGTCAGCGAGTTCTTTACCGGCTACCGCAAAACGGTGATGGCCGCTGGAGAACTCATCAAAGCCGTCCGGATTCCTTTGCCGCTTGCGCCCACCACCGGCTTCTTCAAAATTGCCAAGCGCCGCTTCGACGACATTTCCAGCGTGGCGGTGGGCATTGCTCTGGAACTGGACGGAGAGACCGTCAAACACATTCATATAGGACTGGGTGGAGTGGCGGCCACGCCGATTCGCGGCACCAAAGCGGAGCAGGCGTTGACGAGCCAGATATGGAACGAAAAGAACGTTCGCGCCGCCGCCAAGTTGCTTGGCAGTGAAGGCACCCCGCTGGACGACCACCGCGCTTCCGCCGCTTACCGCGCCGCCATGTTGGAGCAGACACTGTTGAAGTTTTACTCTGAACAAACCGGACAGGGGGCACTTGTATGA
- a CDS encoding LacI family DNA-binding transcriptional regulator, whose amino-acid sequence MPSITDVAKQAGVSPTTAKRALKTPHLLHPETLAKVMEAVSKLHYEPDLRAGALRAGQSRTVGVVLGSVVEPFFAQLARTLGQELRRGGYNMLLTENEYQSAHELTELKLLYGQRIDALILRAGYGDESREYLERLHKRGVFIVQVDYCLPGATYPSVMLGNVKAVREAVQYLYGLGHRRIAATGKYDPLLHPEGRSYTFPTAMAEVGLEVRPEYERVMFLTEENTYQYTLDVMRLACPPTALLALTGASAAGCYRALQELGLKVPDDVSLLSFDNYSWMSLVSPAITVLAQPIDDMARAAAQMVLRALSGEDKRPADIVFPAELIVRGSCAPPQAQRVLERA is encoded by the coding sequence GTGCCGAGCATTACCGATGTTGCCAAACAAGCCGGCGTTTCGCCCACCACGGCCAAACGCGCGCTCAAAACGCCGCACCTCCTTCATCCCGAAACGCTTGCAAAGGTCATGGAAGCGGTGTCCAAGCTGCATTACGAACCTGATCTGCGGGCTGGAGCGCTGCGGGCTGGGCAAAGCCGCACGGTGGGCGTGGTGTTGGGATCGGTGGTGGAGCCGTTTTTTGCTCAACTGGCCCGCACTCTTGGTCAGGAGTTGCGGCGGGGCGGCTACAACATGCTGCTGACCGAAAACGAGTACCAGAGTGCCCACGAACTCACCGAACTCAAGCTGCTCTACGGCCAGCGGATCGACGCGCTGATTTTGCGTGCCGGTTACGGCGACGAGAGCCGCGAATACTTGGAGCGGCTGCACAAACGCGGCGTGTTTATCGTGCAGGTGGATTACTGTTTGCCCGGTGCGACCTACCCTTCGGTGATGCTCGGCAACGTAAAAGCGGTGCGGGAAGCGGTGCAGTATTTGTATGGGCTGGGCCACCGCCGCATTGCCGCCACTGGCAAATACGACCCGCTACTGCATCCCGAAGGCCGCTCGTATACCTTTCCCACCGCGATGGCCGAAGTGGGCTTGGAGGTGCGGCCCGAATACGAACGGGTGATGTTTTTGACCGAGGAAAACACCTACCAATACACGCTGGACGTGATGCGCCTTGCCTGCCCACCCACCGCGCTGCTGGCCCTGACTGGAGCGAGCGCCGCCGGATGTTACCGCGCCCTGCAAGAACTCGGCCTTAAGGTGCCGGACGACGTGTCGCTGCTAAGTTTTGACAACTACTCGTGGATGAGTTTGGTCAGTCCGGCCATCACGGTGCTGGCCCAGCCGATCGACGACATGGCCCGCGCCGCTGCTCAAATGGTTCTCCGGGCGCTGAGCGGTGAGGACAAGCGGCCCGCCGATATTGTCTTCCCAGCCGAGCTGATCGTGCGCGGAAGCTGCGCTCCGCCGCAGGCGCAGCGGGTGTTGGAGCGGGCCTAG
- a CDS encoding ABC transporter substrate-binding protein translates to MKSLAALLTAALALGNAQAASTITIATVNNPDMVTMQKLTPEFNKLYPDINVKWVVLPENELRQKITLDVASGAGSFDVATVGAYEVPIWAKNGWLDPLTPAFAKNPDIAKSYNVNDIIPGVRNALTIGGQLYAVPFYAESSMTYYNKDLFKKAGVTMPVNPTWTQIEGFAAKVNDPKNGVYGICLRGLPGWGENMAVFSTVANTFGGRWYDNDWKPQLDSSAWKNAMTFYVNLIKKYGPPGATSNGFTENLTLMSQGKCGMWVDATVAAGLLSDPSSSKIVNSVGFANAPTGPGTPRGNHWYWSWNLAIPKSSKQEDAAFKFITWATSKDYIALVAKTKGTWAAVPPGTRTSTYSNPQYKKAAGAFSSLVQKAISSADVTKATKDPVPYTGIQYVAIPEFQALGTQVGQYLAGAISGQTTIDQALSQAQAAAQKVAKEGGYQK, encoded by the coding sequence ATGAAATCACTCGCTGCACTTTTGACCGCCGCGCTGGCTCTGGGCAATGCTCAAGCCGCCAGCACCATCACCATCGCCACGGTAAACAACCCTGACATGGTGACGATGCAAAAACTCACCCCCGAATTCAACAAGCTCTACCCCGACATCAATGTCAAATGGGTGGTGCTGCCGGAAAACGAACTGCGCCAAAAGATCACTCTCGACGTGGCCAGCGGCGCAGGCAGCTTTGACGTCGCCACCGTTGGCGCGTACGAAGTGCCGATCTGGGCCAAGAACGGCTGGCTCGACCCGCTGACTCCCGCCTTTGCCAAGAACCCCGACATTGCCAAGAGCTACAACGTCAACGACATCATTCCCGGCGTCCGCAACGCCCTGACCATCGGCGGTCAGCTTTACGCCGTGCCGTTTTACGCCGAGAGCAGCATGACGTATTACAACAAAGACCTCTTTAAGAAAGCGGGCGTCACCATGCCGGTCAACCCCACCTGGACGCAAATCGAGGGCTTCGCGGCCAAGGTCAACGACCCCAAAAACGGCGTTTACGGCATCTGCTTGCGCGGCCTGCCCGGCTGGGGCGAGAACATGGCGGTGTTCTCCACCGTGGCCAACACCTTCGGCGGACGCTGGTACGACAACGACTGGAAGCCGCAGCTCGACAGCTCGGCCTGGAAAAATGCCATGACCTTCTACGTCAACCTGATCAAGAAGTACGGCCCCCCCGGAGCCACCTCCAACGGTTTCACCGAAAACCTGACCTTGATGAGCCAGGGCAAGTGCGGGATGTGGGTGGATGCCACCGTGGCCGCCGGACTCCTGAGCGATCCTTCCAGCAGCAAGATCGTCAACTCGGTGGGCTTTGCCAACGCCCCCACCGGCCCCGGCACCCCGCGCGGCAACCATTGGTACTGGAGCTGGAACTTGGCGATTCCCAAGAGCAGCAAGCAGGAAGACGCCGCCTTCAAGTTCATCACCTGGGCCACCAGCAAGGACTACATCGCCCTGGTCGCCAAGACCAAAGGCACATGGGCGGCCGTGCCCCCCGGCACCCGCACCAGCACCTATAGCAATCCTCAGTACAAAAAAGCCGCTGGAGCGTTCAGTAGCCTCGTGCAAAAAGCCATCAGCAGCGCCGACGTGACCAAGGCCACTAAGGACCCTGTGCCCTACACCGGCATTCAGTACGTGGCCATCCCCGAGTTCCAGGCGCTCGGCACCCAGGTGGGTCAGTACCTCGCCGGCGCGATCAGCGGTCAGACCACCATTGATCAGGCGCTCAGCCAAGCTCAGGCCGCCGCGCAAAAAGTCGCCAAAGAAGGCGGCTACCAGAAGTAA
- a CDS encoding carbohydrate ABC transporter permease: protein MTAVPISATAPKPKGGFKITPSVMIWPAMLYLILTTQVPFFMTIYYSFFRYNLVEPDRRPFIGFSNYLGLLTDSDNLKVLLNSMILTAGTLVLTLILGGGLALLLNRTFPGRGFVRSVLMSSFLIMPLVTAVVFKNMLLNPVFGFFSWLVKSLGGTPIDFLSAYPMATIIGMVTWEWTPFAMLILLTGLQSLPDDQIEAARLDGASPLQEFRYVVLPHWTQALEVVVLLETINVLQVFGEIYASTSGGPGVATTNLPYFIYQKAFAEYNIGVASAAGVITVILTNILAIFLLRMISKNVSPGGH, encoded by the coding sequence ATGACCGCTGTGCCTATCTCTGCGACTGCGCCCAAGCCCAAGGGTGGTTTCAAGATCACCCCCTCGGTGATGATCTGGCCCGCCATGCTGTATTTGATTTTGACCACTCAAGTGCCGTTTTTCATGACGATCTATTACAGCTTTTTCCGCTACAACTTGGTTGAACCCGACCGCCGTCCCTTTATCGGCTTTTCTAACTACCTGGGCCTGCTGACCGACAGCGACAATTTGAAAGTTCTGCTCAACAGCATGATCTTGACCGCTGGAACATTGGTCTTGACGCTGATTCTGGGCGGCGGCTTGGCTTTACTACTCAACCGGACGTTCCCGGGCCGGGGGTTCGTGCGCTCGGTGCTGATGAGCAGCTTCCTGATCATGCCGCTGGTCACGGCGGTGGTGTTCAAGAACATGCTGCTCAATCCAGTCTTCGGGTTTTTTAGCTGGCTGGTCAAGTCGCTGGGCGGCACGCCGATTGATTTTCTCTCGGCTTACCCGATGGCCACCATCATCGGCATGGTGACCTGGGAATGGACCCCGTTTGCCATGCTGATCTTGCTCACTGGCCTGCAATCTTTGCCGGACGACCAGATCGAGGCGGCCCGGCTCGACGGCGCGTCACCCCTTCAGGAATTTCGCTACGTCGTTTTGCCGCACTGGACGCAGGCGCTGGAAGTGGTGGTGCTGCTGGAAACCATCAACGTCTTGCAGGTCTTTGGTGAAATCTACGCCTCGACTTCTGGCGGGCCCGGGGTAGCGACCACCAACTTGCCGTACTTCATCTATCAAAAGGCCTTTGCCGAATACAACATCGGCGTGGCGAGCGCGGCGGGCGTGATTACCGTGATTTTGACCAATATTCTGGCGATCTTCCTGCTGCGGATGATCAGCAAAAATGTCAGCCCTGGAGGCCACTGA
- a CDS encoding carbohydrate ABC transporter permease: protein MTTLPSQQAVTVAPKKKGGPSTSGILLTALTYLLAFLFFFPLLWMALAAFKTEAQAFAVPPVFAFTPITENFQNALPAYGVALRNSLIAAIGSTVLAFVLGLPAAFALAVYPTKRSKGVLTWMLSTKFMPAVGVIVPLYLLFRDLGLLDTWWGLIIMYTTMNLPLVVWMMHSYMTEIPQAIYEAARVDGANVAKEFFGIALPLSLPGISATALLAIIFAWNEVFFALNLTTTDAAPLSVFISTFKTSRGLFWAQMSAAAVLTVLPVLIFGWIAQRQLVRGLSFGAVK from the coding sequence ATGACCACCCTTCCGTCTCAACAAGCGGTGACTGTCGCGCCCAAGAAAAAGGGCGGCCCCTCGACCAGCGGCATTCTGCTGACGGCGCTGACTTACCTGCTGGCCTTTTTGTTCTTTTTCCCGCTGCTGTGGATGGCGCTGGCCGCCTTCAAGACAGAAGCGCAGGCGTTCGCCGTTCCGCCGGTGTTTGCCTTCACGCCGATTACCGAAAACTTCCAGAATGCCCTGCCCGCTTATGGTGTGGCCCTCAGAAACTCGCTGATTGCCGCGATTGGCAGCACCGTCTTGGCCTTTGTGCTGGGCCTGCCCGCCGCCTTCGCGCTGGCGGTGTATCCAACCAAGCGTTCCAAGGGCGTATTGACCTGGATGCTGTCCACCAAGTTCATGCCCGCTGTCGGGGTGATCGTGCCGCTGTACCTGCTGTTCAGGGATCTGGGGCTGCTCGATACCTGGTGGGGCCTGATCATCATGTACACCACCATGAACCTGCCACTGGTGGTCTGGATGATGCACAGCTACATGACTGAAATTCCCCAGGCGATTTACGAGGCGGCCAGAGTGGACGGAGCCAACGTCGCCAAGGAGTTTTTCGGGATTGCCTTGCCGCTCTCGCTGCCGGGAATCAGCGCCACCGCTCTGCTGGCCATCATCTTCGCCTGGAACGAGGTGTTCTTTGCCCTCAACCTGACCACCACCGACGCCGCTCCACTCAGCGTATTCATCAGCACCTTCAAAACCTCACGTGGGTTGTTCTGGGCGCAGATGAGCGCCGCTGCCGTGCTGACGGTGCTGCCGGTTCTCATCTTCGGCTGGATTGCCCAGCGCCAACTGGTGCGCGGCCTTTCCTTCGGAGCGGTCAAGTAA